TTCTGTACTGAATGTTGAGGCATACTGGCCTGAAAAGGAAACGGCAAAAACAATTGAAAGCAAAACATGGGTCGCTCGACCACCTCACCCGTATCCCTTCACCAGAGACTTCGACCGATATTCTGGTCCCGGTCCACTTTTTGTGTCAGTCAATCCATCTGTAGCACATCTCCGTACTGGCGGACGCTGGCGCGGATTTTTGAGTATTCAACAACTGCGTTCAGTCCATATTTCTGCTTTTCTTTCGATTGCCAATGCATTTGCAGCTCCCACCATGCGTCTCTATCCTGATAACGATTTGATATTTGACAAATTCGCAGAAGGTGGCGATTTTGATGCGTGTTCTTCGATACTCGATCAGATTTATGACACCCCCATCCCCCTCGAAGAGAATATCGATCCGGTATTAGCAGTTGAGACTGACACTGGATGTCCTACGCTGCAATACATCTATACGCTTTAAAAAGAAAAGTATTTCATAGACCAGCCGAACCTCTGACTATGTGTCACAGAAAGAAGAATCGATAGATCGATTTAGAAAGACGACGGCGAAGGGAATTAATTTCGAAACATCGCATTCGCCAGTAAACCAAACATCATCGACGCGGCTAACATAAAGATACCGCCGGCGATGTACTCATTTGAGGAAACCGCAATACAGGCTCCAATCACGGCCCCCACACCCGTCAGAATCGAACAAAAATAAACCAGCCCCGCTTCTGCAGAACCTCTCTGTTTTTCCGCTTTGTGATCGTCTTCGCTCATGATAAGGCTCCCTTCAATGCGCTGAAAAGACTAGGTGGCGTTTATTAATTCAGAGGATGATTCACCTATAGTAAGCATTACTGAGATCGGTATTAACCGCGGCTAACGCCGTGCGGCTGATCCGGTTTTTGGTGACGCTCCAACCGGAATGCCCTATTAGCCGAAGGGCGTTAGCCCCGGTTCTGTCTTATATGCAAAGGCCAATTTGAATTAAGAAACACTACCGAGGGGTTCGACGTTTTATTCATCCTCCGTTTTATCACGTTTTCCTCTATGCGGTTTGATGACCGGTTGCTGGTGTTCGGAGTAGAGTTGTTTAATGTGAACTTCGGGGTCGCCGGTGATCAGGCGGGAGCGGCGGGTTTTCCAGATGTAGTTCCAGAGCCAGTCGAGCATGACTTTGAAACGGTTGCGGAAGCCGACCAGGAACATCACGTGTAACACGTTCCAGGAAATCCAGCCCAGAATGCCGCCGTAATGGATTTTGCCGATCGCGGCGATGGCGTTGCCGCGGCCGATCATCGCCATCGAACCTTTATCGTAGTAGCTGAACTGGGGACGTTCTTTCGGTGCGTTGCCGGCGATTTCGGCTTTGATAATTTCGGCGACAAAGCGCCCGGTCTGGATGGCGCCCTGGGCGAGGCCGGGAACCGGCTTTCCGGTGGTGGCATCGGTGGCGTGGGCGGCGTCTCCCACGACGAAGACTTCCGGGTGATTGGGAATCGAAAGATCAGGGCCGACAACAATCCGGCTGCCGCGATCCACTTCTGTGTCTAACGTTTTCGCAAGATCCTGCCCCTGTACGCCGGCAGCCCAGAAGACATTCTCGGCGGGAATCTTTTCGTCGCCAATCACAACCCCTTCGTCAGTTACATCGGTCACATGCACATTCAGATGGATTTCGACGCCCATTTTTTCGAGCACCTGTTGTGCCCGCACGCCGAGGTCTTCGGGCATCGGACCGACAAGACGCTGACCGCCGTCGACAATAATCACACGGGCCATGCCGCTATGAATGTTACGAAATTCCCGGGGCAGTGTTTCGGATGCGACTTCTTTGACGGCTCCCGCCAGTTCGACGCCCGTTGGTCCGCCGCCGACGATCACAAACGTCAGTTTTTTGCGACGGGCTTCTTCGTCAGCTTCCCACTCGGCTTCTTCAAATGCCAGGAACAGACGTCGGCGGATTTCGAGTGCGTCATCAATCGACTTCAAACCGGGCGCATGAGCCCGAAATTCATCATGGCCGAAATAGGACTGCTGTGCCCCGGAGGCAATTACCAAGTAGTCGTAATCCAACTCGCCGCCATCAAAGTCGACCAGTTTTTTGTCGAAATCGATGGCAGTGACTTCGCCCAGGGCGACATGCACGTTTTTCTGCTTCCACAGAATCTTGCGAATCGGTGCAGCGATATTGGCCGGGTCGAGTTCTCCCGTCGCGACCTGATACAACAGCGGCTGGAACAGGTGGTAATTCCGCTTATCAACCAGATCGATCTCAACCGGGGCGTCTTTCAGCGACTTGGCGACATTGATGCCGGCGAAGCCGCCTCCGATGATGACAATCCTTGGCAAATTCGAAGAACGATTCATAGTTTGCAAATCCCTGGTTTGAGTACGGAAGCGCTGTCTACTTTGAATGTCGGTTCGAACCGGAATCCGCCTTTAGTCAAAGACGTGGCCGTGTTCGTAGCGTTCGTCTTTTCCGGCCGCCTCGGTGAGTGCGGCGACATTGGATTTCGTGAAGAACCCTTCGTAGCCGTGACAGCGTTCCACATATTCGGTGATCAGAATGGAATAATCGGAGTGCTTCGAGAAGATCTGCTTCAGATTTGGTTCATCCAGGCATTCGCCGACCACGTGGGCCAGGAAGGGAATTCCTTTGTCTTTCAGCGTATTCACCACATAATCGACATTCTTTTCGCCGGCCCGGTGATTACCGTCGACCACTTCATAGGCAACGTGATGCAGACGGCGGCCGTAGTTGCGCACGAAGTCTTCTGTGGGCATGGGCAGATTTTCGAAGGAATTCACAAACGAAGGCGTGTTGTTGGCGGTAAATACTTTCGCGGGTGACTTTTTATCGTCGTCAACATAGCCGTTCCGCGTAACATTCGTAGACGAATTCATGGCGGAAATATTGTAGGCACCCCAGAAGTAGTGGTTGGACATCGTCAAAAATTCGAGGATCGCATCTTCACGTTCGCCGGCCAGAATGCGGGTTGCCAGATGATCGACTCCAAGAATCAGCGAATCGAGCTTTTCCGCTTCGGCAAATTCAACGACCTGATTTAAGGAATCAACGACCGAGGCATCCAGTTCGAAGGGCGTACCCAAATTCAGGGCATCGAAGTCGTCAATTTCGACCTGAGTATAACCGACGCGGTTGCAGGTAAAGTCGGACGGGAAGGTAAACGCAAAATGGGATTCCGTGAAGAACGGGTTTTTCGTTTCGTGGTGATAATTGAAACGAATGTTATGCGATTCGAGTGTTTTCTGTGTTTCCGCGACATCTTTCGTGCTGAAAATTTCGCCGATGTAGCGTGCGTTCGGTTTCTGGCTGGAGAGCGGATACAACCGATTGTACATCGTGATCTCATCCTCGTAATCTTTTTCCAGCGGCTCCAGTACGAATAGCCGTGGAAATTCGGGCTCGGATGTGAGGACATAGACTTTATGCGTGGTATTCCAGAACGAGGCGGTGTACCGGTAGGGGCCCATCAGATAGAGTTCATGCAGGTAAGGCAGGGCGTCACCCTGTTCGACCTGGACCACGATGCCGCGCATGGTATTCAGTAAATCGTCAACCCCGCTGCTCTGGCGACGTTCGTAGATTTTCATCCGATATTCGTCAAAAAATTCAGAGTTCTTTTTGTCGCCACCCGGTTGATACTCTAATGGATTGATACTCACTGGAAACTCCCTTTACTTAGTATGCCTTGATGGATCTGAAGAATCGTATGAAAGGAACTGCAGGCGGATCTGAATCTCCGTTGGGTCGCCTACATATGCTTATGTTACTGCATCGATCAAATTTTGTAATGTTGGTTCCCGTTTCTTTTCCTTTTTTCGTGGACCATTTTCCAACGCGAATACTTCACAAAACAGGCTTCGTTCCGGAAAAGCAGAACAGGATAACGCAAATTCGGAATGACTTCGCGTGCCTGGTGGACTATGCTGAGTGTACTGTATCAATTCATGGCATTGATGTGTAGAGGGATTGGGAAACGAATGAAAGGCCTTTCAAACTCGCGAAACGGGAACGGAATCGCTGTGTTGACCGTAATCTGCTGCCTGCTCTCAAGCGGGGGAGTTTTTTCAACTGCAGTTGTCCGCGCAGAAACAAAACAGCCCCCCAACATCGTGATGATCATCTCAGACGATCAGACCTTCCGCGACTTTGGTTTCATGGGCAACAAAGAAATTCAAACGCCGCACATCGATCGACTGGCACAGCAGTCGGCCCGTTATGTGAACGGGTATCTGCCGACAAGTGTCTGCAGCCCTTCGCTGGCGACGTTGTTGACGGGCCTGTATCCGCACCAGAGCGGCATTCACTATAATCATCCGCCGCCGGGTAATGGTGCGTTTAACAAGATGACATCGCGGAAGGAATATGAAAACACTCGCAGCAAATCCTTTCGATTGATTCAAAACGTGGAGACGCTGCCCCGAATTCTGGCATCGCACGGCTATCGCTGTCTGCAAACGGGAAAATTCTGGGAAGGCCATTATCGCAACGCCGGTTTCACGGAAGGTATGACGATCTTCCAGCCGGTCCCCGGCCAGACCTTTGGCGGCAATCGCAAGCTGGCCAACGGAGAACTCGCCGCACATGGAAACGGGGACTGGGGTCTCAAGATCGGTCGCGAAACGATGCAGCCAATTTACGATTTCGTGCGCGACTGCGAGCAGAAGTCGACTCCCTGGCTGGTCTGGTACGCTCCCTATCTGCCGCATCAGCCCCATGACTCGCCCAAGAATTATTTTGACCGATATCGTGACAACCCGCGTGTTTCGAAAGAAGAAATCGCCTACTATGCGAGTTGTTCGCAATTCGATGATACCGTCGGCGAACTGATTCAGTTTGTCGAACGAGAGTCCGATGCCAGGAATACCCTGTTTTTATTCGTCATCGATAATGGCTGGACGCCGGGAACCCGGCCGATGAAGTATCGCGAGAATTATCATCACACGAAAGCAAGCAAGCGTTCGCCGTTTGAAGACGGACTACGTTCGCCGATCCTGATTCGCTGGGACGGCGTGACAAAACCGGCAACGCACACGGCACTCATCAGCAGTGTGGATGTTGTGCCGACCTTGCTGCATGCCGCCGGGCAGGGGAGTGCCGCACAAAAATTGCCGGGCGTGAATCTCTTGCCGTCCGCGAAAGGCGCAGCGAAACTACCTGCAGACCGGGCCGTGTATGGCGAGATTTTTCCGGGAGATGCAACGGCGCTGGGACATCCGGAGCGGGACGTGGCGCATCGCTGGATTCGCAAAGGAAATCTCAAACTGATCACCGCACACAATGCCAACGCACAGGGAAAGACCTGGAACGATTATACGCGCGGCGATGTCCTGTTTGATCTGTCACTAGATCCGGGAGAAACAAAGAACCTGATTCACGATACGAGCCAGACGGCTGCGTTGGCAGAACTCCGCACACTGCTGAATGCGTGGTGGAACCCTGAAGCCTCTGATTAAACCTGTTCGTTTAGAGGATGCCGTACTTCGCGAAGGCTTCTGTGGCGGACATGCCTGCTTTAATACTGTCGCGGAATGTGTTTTCTTCGTGCACTTTTTTCCAGGCAAGCTGAATGACTTCGGTTTCCACTTTCTGCGGGACAACGGCGATGCCATCGACGTCGGCAAATACCAGATCGCCGGAAGAGAACAGCACGCCGCCGATTTCTACCGGGACATCGATGTCAATGATCCGCTGGCGGTCTTTGCTGTCATAGGGTGAGGTTCCCACGGCCCAGACCGGGAAGGGCATGGCCCGCATCTGACGGACATCGCGGACGGCACCATCAATGATCGCGCCGGTGCAACCACGGTGCTTGACTGCCGTTGAAAGCAATTCGCCCCAAATGCCGGATCGCATCGAACCGCTGGCGGCAGCGATGAAAACTTCGTCGGCGTTGATGGAATCGACGGCTTTCAGTTCCAGTTCATACGGGCTGGGATCACTGTGGTACATGTCGGCCCAGAGACTGGTTTTACAGCGTCCGACGACGACTTCCTCGACCGTCATCGGCAATAACTCTTTGCGGGGCGACTGATTCGTCAGGCCGATGGAATCCAGGGCATCACAGATGATGGCGGAATGCAGGGATTGGCGCATCATATCCAGGGTGATTGTTTCCGGTTGGGATTGATTCATAATTCACTCACGCTCTGTTAAAGTTGGCTGGAAATCTGTTTGGCTGTTTTGATAACCGCTTTGATAAATTGTTGTAACGCTTTCGCATCTGCACGGGCGGTCGGCACACTCAGGCTAATAGCGGCGACGATTTCGCCGTCCTCGTAAACGGGCGCCCCAATGCAGGTAACGCCGACATCGTTTTGATCCTGCTCGACCGCGTAGCCATCCTGTTGCGCGCGTTGATGAATCTTGCGGAGCTGTTTTTGATCGATCACGGTTTCGCTCGTCCGGGACTCGAGCCGTGTGCGGGCAATTAAAGCATCCCAGGCATCGTCACTCAATTCTGATGTGATGGCACGACCCAACGAAGTGGAATAAAACGGGTCGGTACTGTTCGGCTCGACGATACGTCGTAAGGGATGCGTACTTTCGATCACGCGCAGATAACGAACGTTGGTTCCCCGCAACACACCGAGATTGACGGTTTCCCCCGTTTCCTGATGCAGGGCACGCAACGCGGGGTCGGCGATTTCCGTCAAGCGGTCTTCCATTTCGCCCAAAGCCAGACGT
This genomic interval from Gimesia alba contains the following:
- a CDS encoding NAD(P)/FAD-dependent oxidoreductase, which gives rise to MNRSSNLPRIVIIGGGFAGINVAKSLKDAPVEIDLVDKRNYHLFQPLLYQVATGELDPANIAAPIRKILWKQKNVHVALGEVTAIDFDKKLVDFDGGELDYDYLVIASGAQQSYFGHDEFRAHAPGLKSIDDALEIRRRLFLAFEEAEWEADEEARRKKLTFVIVGGGPTGVELAGAVKEVASETLPREFRNIHSGMARVIIVDGGQRLVGPMPEDLGVRAQQVLEKMGVEIHLNVHVTDVTDEGVVIGDEKIPAENVFWAAGVQGQDLAKTLDTEVDRGSRIVVGPDLSIPNHPEVFVVGDAAHATDATTGKPVPGLAQGAIQTGRFVAEIIKAEIAGNAPKERPQFSYYDKGSMAMIGRGNAIAAIGKIHYGGILGWISWNVLHVMFLVGFRNRFKVMLDWLWNYIWKTRRSRLITGDPEVHIKQLYSEHQQPVIKPHRGKRDKTEDE
- a CDS encoding RraA family protein → MNQSQPETITLDMMRQSLHSAIICDALDSIGLTNQSPRKELLPMTVEEVVVGRCKTSLWADMYHSDPSPYELELKAVDSINADEVFIAAASGSMRSGIWGELLSTAVKHRGCTGAIIDGAVRDVRQMRAMPFPVWAVGTSPYDSKDRQRIIDIDVPVEIGGVLFSSGDLVFADVDGIAVVPQKVETEVIQLAWKKVHEENTFRDSIKAGMSATEAFAKYGIL
- a CDS encoding sulfatase-like hydrolase/transferase, producing the protein MKGLSNSRNGNGIAVLTVICCLLSSGGVFSTAVVRAETKQPPNIVMIISDDQTFRDFGFMGNKEIQTPHIDRLAQQSARYVNGYLPTSVCSPSLATLLTGLYPHQSGIHYNHPPPGNGAFNKMTSRKEYENTRSKSFRLIQNVETLPRILASHGYRCLQTGKFWEGHYRNAGFTEGMTIFQPVPGQTFGGNRKLANGELAAHGNGDWGLKIGRETMQPIYDFVRDCEQKSTPWLVWYAPYLPHQPHDSPKNYFDRYRDNPRVSKEEIAYYASCSQFDDTVGELIQFVERESDARNTLFLFVIDNGWTPGTRPMKYRENYHHTKASKRSPFEDGLRSPILIRWDGVTKPATHTALISSVDVVPTLLHAAGQGSAAQKLPGVNLLPSAKGAAKLPADRAVYGEIFPGDATALGHPERDVAHRWIRKGNLKLITAHNANAQGKTWNDYTRGDVLFDLSLDPGETKNLIHDTSQTAALAELRTLLNAWWNPEASD
- a CDS encoding IclR family transcriptional regulator, whose amino-acid sequence is MSSTIEASSLGKALHVLEVLASSGGALTLLEIVQELGLHKPTVHRILGELIELGYVSRVEKGVYQITPKLRRLALGEMEDRLTEIADPALRALHQETGETVNLGVLRGTNVRYLRVIESTHPLRRIVEPNSTDPFYSTSLGRAITSELSDDAWDALIARTRLESRTSETVIDQKQLRKIHQRAQQDGYAVEQDQNDVGVTCIGAPVYEDGEIVAAISLSVPTARADAKALQQFIKAVIKTAKQISSQL